The sequence TGTGCGGCACGTCCCCCGGATAAGAGATGTAGTCCCCGGGCAGGAGCTCCTCCGGCTCGTCCAGGACGCCGACGCGCGCCCGGCCCGCGCAGAGCACGATGTGCTCGACCACTCCGGTCATGTGCGGGTCGGAGCGCCGCGGTGTGCCCGGCTCGCCGCGGACGACGTAGATGTCGCGGCGGGCGCCGGTGGGGCAGGCCGAGAGCAGGGTGCACGCGTAGTCGGCGTGTTCGGCGAACACCGTCGGGCCCTTGCCCGCGCGGACCACGCGCACCTTCGGCCGCTCCGGCTCGACCAGCCGCGAGAACGGTACGTCGAGGGCCACGCCGAGGGCCCACAGCGTCTCGACGCTCGGGTTGCCGGTGCCGGACTCGAGCTGCGACAGCGTCGACTTCGCCAGGCCGGCGCGCTTCGCGACCTCGGTCAGGGACAGTCCGGCGCGGGTGCGCTCGCGGCGCAGCGACGCGGCGATGATGTCGAGGGGTGCGCCCGTGGGTGCTGGTGCCATTCCGTTCGCTCCATCGGTCTTTCTGTTCGTCTTGACGAACACCGGCCCGGGTGTTCACTATAGAACACATGCGTTCGATATGGCGAACACTCGATCGGGGCGTCGCCCGGGACATCGGCCTGGTCTGCGTCGCCGATTGTCTCGTGGGGGTGTCCTACGGTGCCATCGCGGTGAGTTCGGGCTTCCCGCTGTGGCTGCCGATGCTGATGTCGCTGCTGGTGTTCGCCGGCGCGTCCCAGTTCATGTTCATCGGGATCGTGGCGGCCGGCGGCAACCCGTTCGCCGCGGTGCTGGCCGGGCTGCTGGCCAACGCGCGGCACCTGCCGTTCGGCTTCGCGATCGGGGACGTCCTGGGCAAGCGGTGGCCCGGCCGGCTCGCGGGCAGCCACCTGATGATCGACGAATCCGTCGCGTTCGCGCTGGCCCAGCGCGAGGCGCACCAGCGCCGGGCGGCGTACTGGGCCTGCGGGATCGGCCTGTTCGCCTGCTGGAACCTCGGCGTGGTCGCGGGCGCGTTCGCGGGCACGGCGATCAGCGACACCGACGTCTTCGGCCTGGACGCGGCCTTCCCGGCGGTGCTCCTGGCGCTGGTCCTCCCGGCCCTGCGGGATCGCGCGGCGCGGCTGCCGGTGCTGGTCGGAGTGGTGGTGGCGCTGGCCGCGACGCCGTTCCTGCCCGCGGGGCTGCCGGTGCTGCTGGCGCTGGCCGGGGTGCTGGTGGGCGTCGCGGCCAAGGAGCCGGAACTGCAGGAGGCGCGCTGATGGACGGCGTGGAGCTGCTGGCCGGCACGGCGGTGCTGGCGCTGGGGACGTTCGCCTTCCGGTTCGCCGGGCCGGTGCTGCGCAGCCGGGTGAAGCTGTCGCCGAAGGCCCAGCGGCTGATGGCGCTGGCGGCGGTGGTCCTGCTGGCGGCGCTCGTCGCGGTCAGCGCGCTGACGGAGGGGCACGGGTTCGCGGGCTTCGCGCGGCCGGCCGGGGTGCTGGTGGCGGGGGTGCTGGCGTGGCGGAAGGCGCCGTTCGCGCTGGTGGTCGTCGCGGCCGCGGCGACGGCGGCGCTGCTTCGCCTGGCCGGAGTCCCCTGACGGCTCACGCTGTTGTCCGGTCGCCAGCGCCCCAATGTGGCGTTCGGTGCGTCAGACGCACCGAACGCCACATTGGGTGCGTTGGACGCAACCAACGCCACATTGGGGCGCTTGGGGTCGGGACCGGGCTGACCTGCCGGGACGGTGGCGGGGGAGTGCGTCTAGGCTGGTGGGAAGGTCTTTCGGGAGGTCGGGTGTCGTCGGAACCGGTCATCGGTGTGCTCGCCATGCAGGGTGCCGTGCGCGAGCACGTCGCCATGCTGGCCGAAGCGGGAGCGCGGGCCGTGCCCGTGCGCCGCGCGACCGAGCTGTCCGAAGTGGACGGTCTGGTGCTGCCCGGTGGCGAGTCGACCACGATGTCGCGGCTGCTCGAGACGTTCGAGCTGCTCGAACCGCTGCGCGCGCGGATCGCCGACGGCATGCCCGCCTTCGGCTCGTGCGCCGGGATGATCCTGCTGGCGCGGCAGACCCTCGACGGGCGGCCCGACCAGCAGCAGCTCGGCGGGCTCGACGTCGTCGTCCGGCGCAACGCCTTCGGCAGGCAGGTCGACTCCTTCGAGGCGGACCTCGACTTCGCCGAGGTGGACGGCGGGCCGGTGCGCGCGGTGTTCATCCGGGCGCCCTGGGTCGAGAAGGCGGGGGACGGCGTCGAGGTGCTCGCCACGGTCAGCGGCGTGCCCGGCGTCGGCGACGACACCGCTAGGATCGTCGCGGTCCGGCAGGGGGCGGTGCTGGCGACCGCGTTCCACCCGGAGCTGACGCCCGACGTGCGGGTGCACCGGCTGTTCGTCGACCTCGTGCGGAAGGCAGCCTGAGACGCGGTGCCCGGCCGGGGTACGGAACAGATGGAGGAGAGATGAGCGGCCACTCCAAGTGGGCCACCACGAAGCACAAGAAGGCCAACCTCGACGCGAAGCGCGGCAAGCTCTTCGCGCGGTTGATCAAGAACATCGAAGTGGCCGCCCGCACGGGCACCGGTGGTGGCGACCCGGACGGCAACCCCACGCTCTACGACGCCATCCAGAAGGCGAAGAAGAACTCGGTCCCGCAGGACAACATCGAGCGCGCCCGCAAGCGCGGCGCCGGTGAAGAGGCGGGCGGCGCCGACTGGCAGAACATCACGTACGAGGGCTACGGCCCCAACGGCGTGGCGGTGCTGATCGAGTGCCTCACCGACAACAAGAACCGCGCCGCGATGGAGGTCCGCACCGCGCTCACGCGCAACAACGGCTCCCTCGCCGACCCGGGCTCGGTCGCCTACATGTTCACCCGCAAGGGTGTCGTGATCATGCCGAAGGGCGACGCGACCGAGGACGACGTCCTGATGGCGGTCCTCGACGCGGGCGCCGAGGAGGTCAACGACCTCGACGAGAGCTTCGAGATCGTCTCCGAGGGCGGCGACCTGGTCCCGGTGCGCAAGGCGCTGCAGGAGGCCGGCTTCGAGTACGAGTCGGCGGAACTGACGTTCCTCCCGTCGGTCAGCGTCCCGCTGGACGCCGAGGGCGCGAAGAAGGTCTTCAAGCTGATCGACGCGCTCGAGGACTGCGACGACGTCCAGAACGTCTACGCGAACTTCGACGTGTCGGACGAGGTGCTCGCCGAAGTCGGCTGAGTTTTCTGAGATTGGTGCTGGAGGTCGTCGCGGGCCGGAGATGGGCTTCCGCGGCGGCCTTCGGCGGTTTCCAGGGTGGTCTGCCGGATCGGCGCGTGGAGGCGAACGTCTACGCACGGCGTTGCATTCCACGTGTCGGACGAGGTGCTCGCCGAAGTCGGCTGAGTTTTCCCCGTCACCGCAACGCTTTCGTGCCCGGGCCGGAAACTTTCCGGCCCGGGCACTGGGCTCCCGGGAGCTTGTCAGGCAGAATGTGCGCCGTGACCTCGACGACCCCCGCCGCCTCCGCCGATCTCGCCGCCGAACTGACACCCGACGAACAGCGTCTCGTCGAGTGGATCGAGGAGCAGGCCAAGGAACGCGGGAACGCCGTCGTCACGGTCGCCCCGGACGACGAGGGTGCCGGCTACTGCTTCACCGCCTGCGCGT is a genomic window of Amycolatopsis lexingtonensis containing:
- a CDS encoding helix-turn-helix domain-containing protein: MAPAPTGAPLDIIAASLRRERTRAGLSLTEVAKRAGLAKSTLSQLESGTGNPSVETLWALGVALDVPFSRLVEPERPKVRVVRAGKGPTVFAEHADYACTLLSACPTGARRDIYVVRGEPGTPRRSDPHMTGVVEHIVLCAGRARVGVLDEPEELLPGDYISYPGDVPHIFEALEPGTYGVEISEYV
- a CDS encoding AzlC family ABC transporter permease, whose protein sequence is MRSIWRTLDRGVARDIGLVCVADCLVGVSYGAIAVSSGFPLWLPMLMSLLVFAGASQFMFIGIVAAGGNPFAAVLAGLLANARHLPFGFAIGDVLGKRWPGRLAGSHLMIDESVAFALAQREAHQRRAAYWACGIGLFACWNLGVVAGAFAGTAISDTDVFGLDAAFPAVLLALVLPALRDRAARLPVLVGVVVALAATPFLPAGLPVLLALAGVLVGVAAKEPELQEAR
- a CDS encoding AzlD domain-containing protein, whose product is MDGVELLAGTAVLALGTFAFRFAGPVLRSRVKLSPKAQRLMALAAVVLLAALVAVSALTEGHGFAGFARPAGVLVAGVLAWRKAPFALVVVAAAATAALLRLAGVP
- the pdxT gene encoding pyridoxal 5'-phosphate synthase glutaminase subunit PdxT, giving the protein MSSEPVIGVLAMQGAVREHVAMLAEAGARAVPVRRATELSEVDGLVLPGGESTTMSRLLETFELLEPLRARIADGMPAFGSCAGMILLARQTLDGRPDQQQLGGLDVVVRRNAFGRQVDSFEADLDFAEVDGGPVRAVFIRAPWVEKAGDGVEVLATVSGVPGVGDDTARIVAVRQGAVLATAFHPELTPDVRVHRLFVDLVRKAA
- a CDS encoding YebC/PmpR family DNA-binding transcriptional regulator encodes the protein MSGHSKWATTKHKKANLDAKRGKLFARLIKNIEVAARTGTGGGDPDGNPTLYDAIQKAKKNSVPQDNIERARKRGAGEEAGGADWQNITYEGYGPNGVAVLIECLTDNKNRAAMEVRTALTRNNGSLADPGSVAYMFTRKGVVIMPKGDATEDDVLMAVLDAGAEEVNDLDESFEIVSEGGDLVPVRKALQEAGFEYESAELTFLPSVSVPLDAEGAKKVFKLIDALEDCDDVQNVYANFDVSDEVLAEVG